The sequence below is a genomic window from Microcoleus sp. FACHB-672.
CGGTATCAGATGCTTTTCTAGCCCTTGCGTGGCAAATTGGGGTAATATTTCGTGACTAAATGCCTCTGCGGCTTTTGAGCGATAGCGGTTCGGATTATAAATAACTGACAGCATGCGTTTCACCACCACCTCTTCAATGGGAGCACGGTGGATCACGCCCATCTGCAATTCCTTCTCAATCGCAGAAATCGAGACAAACGCAGCCCCTAGGCCGGCTTGCACGGCATTTTTAATTGCTTCAATCGAGTTCAATTCCATCTCGATTTTGAGCCGGCGCGTATCGATTCCGCAGCGAGAGAGAACCTGATCAATCACCTTACGAATCGTTGATTGCGAGTCAAGGGTGATAAACTGCAATTTATACAGGTCTTCTTTTTGAATCGGATCAATCTTAGTAAGCGGGTGAAAAACCGGCAAAATCAGGGCCAGCTCATCATCGGCATAAGGCACAACTTCTAAAGATTCTTGCAATTCTGGAGGAATCTCACCGCCGACAATAGCCAGATCAATTTGCCCATTGGCTACACTCCAGGCGGTGCGGCGAGTTGAGTGAACGTGCAATTGTACCGCCACATCGGGATAGCGTTGTCGGAACATCCCAATCATGCGAGGC
It includes:
- a CDS encoding LysR family transcriptional regulator — encoded protein: MSDLPFTLDQLRILKAIAAEGSFKRAADSLYVSQPAVSLQVQNLERQLDVPLFDRGGRRAQLTEAGHLLLSYGEKILTLCQETCRAIEDLQNLQGGTLIVGASQTTGTYLLPRMIGMFRQRYPDVAVQLHVHSTRRTAWSVANGQIDLAIVGGEIPPELQESLEVVPYADDELALILPVFHPLTKIDPIQKEDLYKLQFITLDSQSTIRKVIDQVLSRCGIDTRRLKIEMELNSIEAIKNAVQAGLGAAFVSISAIEKELQMGVIHRAPIEEVVVKRMLSVIYNPNRYRSKAAEAFSHEILPQFATQGLEKHLIPPLPVESNALETASPNSNGS